One genomic segment of Mesoterricola silvestris includes these proteins:
- a CDS encoding serine/threonine-protein kinase: protein MNLALPKRAGGARVLERLGEGGMAVVHRAEDPFRPGRALAVKFLKAEASSDPELVLRFLREGEVLRRLSHPNLVEVFDFGRAGSTPFILMELLPGGDVKRCYGEAPARILRRLLPVAGALRAAHEAGVIHRDLKPSNLLFDAVGNLKVTDFGVCLWEGGEGTRVTRSQMVVGTLGYMAPEQHGDPRNVDGRCDVYALGSILYEFTTGRPYSQVQLPPALVRTGFPPRMARILMQALAPDPARRIPSMEALAAEWEEWLQSAESAGWGDQPLPGFRVEDRDQETVSRVKRHAEEEPGSRLGPYLDGLRTGGVGSRRAAAEGLQNAVVAGDEAFLLAELDQAPEAMRFALCAALGAVGTPAAIPALLALLGDPFAQREGAEAASLIAQRAGQPGLVLPHLREPGLGSPWRWVPRARLADAAWAAALVQDWASLNAPLRLQALEAAGLLPAKARASLKAHLKPALERAGGQVQKLWEGL from the coding sequence ATGAACCTGGCCCTGCCCAAGCGCGCTGGCGGGGCCCGGGTCCTGGAACGCCTGGGGGAGGGCGGCATGGCCGTGGTGCACCGGGCGGAGGATCCCTTCCGCCCCGGGCGGGCCCTGGCCGTGAAGTTCCTCAAGGCCGAGGCCTCCAGCGATCCCGAACTGGTCCTGCGCTTCCTCCGGGAGGGGGAGGTGCTCCGGCGCCTCAGCCATCCCAACCTGGTGGAGGTCTTCGATTTCGGGCGGGCCGGAAGCACGCCGTTCATCCTCATGGAGCTGCTTCCCGGCGGCGACGTGAAGCGGTGCTACGGCGAGGCGCCGGCGCGGATCCTGCGCCGCCTCCTGCCGGTGGCGGGAGCGCTGCGCGCGGCCCACGAGGCCGGGGTCATCCACCGGGACCTCAAGCCCTCCAACCTGCTCTTCGACGCCGTGGGGAACCTCAAGGTGACGGACTTCGGCGTGTGCCTGTGGGAGGGCGGGGAGGGCACCCGCGTCACCCGCAGCCAGATGGTGGTGGGGACCCTCGGGTACATGGCCCCCGAGCAGCACGGGGATCCCAGGAACGTGGACGGGCGGTGCGATGTGTACGCCCTGGGATCCATCCTCTACGAGTTCACCACGGGCCGCCCCTACAGCCAGGTGCAGCTCCCGCCCGCGCTGGTGCGCACGGGCTTCCCGCCCCGCATGGCGCGCATCCTCATGCAGGCCCTGGCCCCCGATCCCGCCCGGCGCATCCCGTCCATGGAAGCCCTGGCCGCGGAATGGGAGGAGTGGCTCCAGAGCGCCGAGAGCGCCGGCTGGGGGGACCAGCCCCTGCCCGGGTTCCGGGTGGAGGACCGGGACCAGGAGACGGTGAGCAGGGTCAAGCGCCACGCGGAGGAGGAGCCCGGATCGCGGCTGGGGCCCTACCTGGACGGCCTGCGCACCGGCGGCGTGGGCAGCCGCCGCGCCGCGGCCGAAGGGCTCCAGAATGCCGTGGTGGCGGGGGACGAGGCCTTCCTCCTGGCCGAACTGGACCAGGCGCCCGAGGCCATGCGCTTCGCCCTCTGCGCCGCCCTGGGCGCCGTGGGCACCCCCGCGGCCATCCCGGCCCTCCTGGCGCTCCTGGGGGACCCCTTCGCCCAGCGGGAGGGGGCCGAGGCCGCCAGCCTCATTGCCCAGCGGGCCGGGCAGCCGGGGCTGGTCCTGCCCCACCTGCGGGAACCGGGCCTGGGCTCCCCCTGGCGCTGGGTGCCCCGGGCGCGCCTGGCCGACGCCGCCTGGGCCGCGGCCCTGGTGCAGGACTGGGCCAGCCTCAACGCGCCGCTCCGCCTCCAGGCCCTGGAGGCCGCGGGCCTGCTCCCGGCGAAGGCCCGGGCCTCCCTGAAGGCCCACCTGAAGCCGGCCCTGGAGCGGGCCGGGGGGCAGGTGCAAAAGCTCTGGGAAGGGCTCTAG
- a CDS encoding ribose-phosphate diphosphokinase — MFGEMKVFSGSSHPTLAAGIAGHIGMQLGKSRITRFSNENIKVKIDENVRESDVFVIQTSAPPVSDNLVEMLIMIDALKFASAARITAVLPYYPYARSDKKDEARISITARLVADLLQTAGADRVLAMTLHAPQILGFFRIPADQLLATPVLVNHFRSSDLSNSVVVATDAGAGKIAGHFAKRLGLPMAIIDKRRVDDSESARSTALIGEVADKDCIIFDDEIATGGSIREAARILRGFGVRRVRVGATHAVFSGTALTRLKEAELDELVVTDTIPIPQAISSEIPNLKVLSTASMFGDAILRIHGGRSISEMMEA; from the coding sequence ATGTTCGGTGAGATGAAGGTCTTTTCGGGTTCGAGCCATCCTACCCTTGCCGCCGGCATAGCCGGCCACATCGGGATGCAACTGGGAAAATCCCGCATCACCCGCTTCTCCAACGAGAACATCAAGGTGAAGATCGACGAGAACGTGCGGGAATCCGACGTGTTCGTCATCCAGACCAGCGCCCCCCCGGTGAGCGACAATCTTGTTGAAATGCTCATCATGATCGACGCCCTGAAATTCGCGTCGGCCGCCCGCATCACCGCCGTCCTGCCCTACTACCCGTACGCCCGCAGCGACAAGAAGGATGAAGCACGCATTTCCATCACCGCCCGTCTGGTGGCGGACCTGCTCCAGACCGCCGGGGCGGACCGGGTGCTGGCCATGACCTTGCACGCCCCCCAGATCCTGGGCTTCTTCCGCATCCCCGCCGACCAGCTCCTGGCCACGCCCGTCCTGGTGAACCACTTCCGCAGCTCCGACCTCTCCAATTCCGTGGTGGTGGCCACGGACGCCGGCGCCGGCAAGATCGCCGGCCACTTCGCCAAGCGCCTGGGCCTGCCCATGGCCATCATCGACAAGCGCCGGGTGGACGACAGCGAATCGGCCCGCTCCACCGCCCTCATCGGCGAAGTGGCGGACAAGGACTGCATCATCTTCGACGACGAGATCGCCACGGGCGGCTCCATCCGCGAGGCGGCCCGGATCCTCCGGGGCTTCGGCGTGCGCCGGGTGCGGGTGGGCGCCACCCACGCCGTCTTCTCCGGCACCGCCCTCACCCGCCTCAAGGAGGCCGAGCTGGACGAGCTGGTGGTCACTGACACCATCCCCATCCCCCAGGCCATCTCCTCGGAGATCCCCAACCTCAAGGTCCTCTCCACCGCCTCCATGTTCGGCGACGCGATCCTGCGCATCCACGGCGGCCGCAGCATCAGCGAGATGATGGAGGCCTAG
- the murA gene encoding UDP-N-acetylglucosamine 1-carboxyvinyltransferase produces the protein MDRLVIQGGVPLQGRVAVSGAKNAALPCIGAALLGGDPVTLRHLPAVSDIRTMLRVLQALGCTAEVTKDEEGFELTAVVDASGVAAGGLQAPYELVKTMRASILVLGPLLARYGKASVSLPGGCAIGARPVNLHLEALERMGAVIEIDKGYVEAHVPAGRLKGIDHTFEKVSVGATENILMAACLATGTTILRNAAMEPEISDLAEMLVSMGAPIEGIGTSTLTIRGVDALGGCDHGIIPDRIEAGTFLCAVAAAGGDVLLERVEPAHLRSITDLLERCGCVFTEREGQAGLNLRIQREAGQKLHAKDVTTTPYPGFPTDLQAQVMAVMTQATGISVIRETIFENRFQHAMELERLGANLRIDGGTAIVAGPSALTGCTVMATDLRASATLVIAGLVAKGETTVDRIYHLDRGYSGLEQKLKGLGARIERVGGGKV, from the coding sequence ATGGACAGGCTGGTGATTCAAGGTGGCGTCCCCCTGCAGGGGCGCGTGGCGGTTTCCGGGGCGAAGAACGCCGCCCTCCCCTGCATCGGCGCGGCCCTCCTGGGCGGGGACCCGGTCACCCTGCGCCACCTGCCGGCCGTCTCGGACATCCGCACCATGCTCCGGGTGCTCCAGGCCCTGGGGTGCACGGCCGAGGTGACCAAGGACGAGGAGGGCTTCGAGCTCACCGCCGTGGTGGACGCCTCGGGCGTGGCCGCCGGCGGCCTCCAGGCCCCCTACGAACTGGTCAAGACCATGCGCGCCTCCATCCTCGTCCTCGGGCCCCTCCTCGCGCGGTACGGCAAGGCCTCGGTGTCCCTGCCCGGGGGCTGCGCCATCGGCGCCCGCCCCGTGAACCTCCACCTGGAGGCCCTGGAGCGCATGGGCGCCGTCATCGAGATCGACAAGGGCTACGTGGAGGCCCACGTGCCCGCGGGCCGCCTCAAGGGCATCGACCACACCTTCGAGAAGGTCAGCGTCGGGGCCACGGAGAACATCCTCATGGCCGCGTGCCTCGCCACCGGCACCACCATCCTGCGCAACGCCGCCATGGAGCCCGAGATCAGCGACCTGGCCGAGATGCTGGTGTCCATGGGCGCGCCCATCGAGGGCATCGGCACCTCCACCCTCACCATCCGGGGCGTGGACGCCCTGGGCGGCTGCGACCACGGCATCATCCCCGACCGCATCGAGGCCGGCACCTTCCTGTGCGCCGTGGCCGCCGCCGGGGGCGACGTGCTGCTGGAGCGGGTGGAGCCCGCCCACCTGCGGTCCATCACCGACCTGCTGGAGCGCTGCGGCTGCGTGTTCACCGAGCGGGAGGGCCAGGCCGGGCTGAACCTGCGCATCCAGCGCGAGGCCGGCCAGAAGCTCCACGCCAAGGACGTCACCACCACCCCCTACCCCGGCTTCCCCACGGACCTCCAGGCCCAGGTCATGGCCGTCATGACCCAGGCCACGGGCATCTCCGTGATCCGGGAGACCATCTTCGAGAACCGGTTCCAGCACGCCATGGAACTGGAGCGCCTGGGGGCCAACCTGCGCATCGACGGCGGCACCGCCATCGTGGCCGGCCCCAGCGCCCTCACGGGCTGCACCGTCATGGCCACGGACCTGCGGGCCTCGGCCACCCTGGTGATCGCGGGCCTGGTGGCCAAGGGGGAGACCACCGTCGACCGCATCTACCACCTGGACCGGGGCTATTCGGGCCTGGAGCAGAAGCTCAAGGGCCTGGGGGCGCGAATCGAGCGGGTGGGTGGAGGAAAAGTCTAG
- a CDS encoding glycosyltransferase family 2 protein — MRLSAAMIVKNEAGSLGHCLESIRGLWDELVVLDTGSTDGTGDLARSFGARVEAFTWVDDFAAARNACIRSCTGDWILVLDADEAIDPADHAALRAALEGPGPQAFTLPIRNYLRSGAFVGMDGPARSNERETGEGAQCSHYYLQKAIRLFRRRGEDVYRGRVHEIAELYFEEKGLPAPELDVPIHHFGKLDMARDRAKQGEYFRLARAEAEARPRDLQLQYNVVQEGLLVEAWEDVRRAAERFRATAPRAPMLVWLGGGLALQGLERYEDSLLWFGNILRQKPDHAAALGARAESLWRLGRTGEAKDDYLRALDADPHYTLPFLKLAALLEEGEDLDSARRVLEAGLDQNPRDLLLWEALVGQSARHRDPRVASDALDALRAVPDGGRTLWHQIVIHALLDAGEPESAAGILDLGLAAFPGDPELLALTDRCSRSTP; from the coding sequence TTGCGCCTTTCCGCCGCCATGATCGTCAAGAACGAAGCCGGTTCGCTGGGCCACTGCCTGGAATCCATCCGGGGCCTCTGGGACGAACTGGTGGTCCTGGACACGGGGTCCACGGACGGCACCGGGGATCTGGCCCGGTCCTTCGGGGCCCGGGTGGAGGCCTTCACCTGGGTGGACGACTTCGCCGCCGCCCGCAACGCCTGCATCCGGTCCTGCACCGGGGACTGGATCCTGGTGCTGGACGCCGACGAGGCCATCGATCCCGCGGATCACGCCGCCCTGCGGGCCGCGCTGGAAGGGCCGGGACCCCAGGCCTTCACCCTGCCCATAAGGAACTACCTGCGCAGCGGGGCCTTCGTGGGCATGGACGGCCCGGCCCGGAGCAACGAGCGGGAGACGGGGGAGGGCGCCCAGTGCAGCCACTACTACCTCCAGAAGGCCATCCGGCTCTTCCGCAGGCGGGGGGAGGACGTGTACCGGGGCCGGGTCCACGAGATCGCCGAGCTGTACTTCGAGGAGAAGGGTCTGCCCGCGCCGGAGCTGGACGTGCCCATCCACCACTTCGGCAAGCTGGACATGGCCCGGGACCGGGCCAAGCAGGGCGAGTATTTCCGCCTGGCCCGGGCCGAGGCCGAGGCCCGGCCCCGGGACCTGCAGCTCCAGTACAACGTGGTGCAGGAGGGCCTGCTGGTGGAGGCCTGGGAGGACGTGCGCCGGGCCGCGGAGCGCTTCCGGGCCACGGCCCCCCGGGCGCCCATGCTGGTGTGGCTGGGGGGAGGGCTCGCCCTGCAGGGGCTGGAGCGGTACGAGGATTCCCTCCTGTGGTTCGGCAACATCCTCCGCCAGAAGCCCGACCACGCCGCGGCCCTGGGGGCCCGGGCGGAATCCCTGTGGAGGCTGGGCCGGACCGGCGAGGCCAAGGACGACTACCTGAGGGCCCTGGACGCCGACCCCCACTACACCCTGCCCTTCCTCAAGCTGGCCGCGCTGCTGGAGGAGGGAGAGGACCTGGACTCCGCCCGCCGGGTGCTGGAGGCGGGCCTGGACCAGAACCCCCGGGACCTCCTCCTCTGGGAGGCCCTGGTGGGGCAGTCGGCGCGCCACCGGGATCCGCGGGTGGCCTCGGACGCCCTGGACGCGCTGCGGGCGGTGCCCGACGGCGGCAGGACCCTGTGGCACCAGATCGTCATCCACGCCCTCCTGGACGCGGGGGAGCCGGAGAGCGCCGCCGGGATCCTCGACCTCGGACTGGCGGCGTTCCCCGGCGACCCGGAACTGCTGGCGCTCACCGATAGATGTTCACGTAGTACGCCTTGA
- a CDS encoding DUF4382 domain-containing protein translates to MNRTRLLLLGTGLGAAALTLACGGGGATATPAVPAQGTVGFITTDAATESWSNVGIIIRKASLVLASDTSAASPVVIYDGSRDTTPVNLLQEDQVDELLSHATGVPAGTYDRLIVEVDGSPANITLVPAADPATGAVPPAIDPSLIKVRGTADPAQPTWMVLPTITLASPVVVTANATTAVAVDFDLSHPAFIATHDVPTAAGGQTLYVVNFGTRGIFRHRPAAALTAYYLRRHLGTVASVAADGSSFTMLTEHGQTLRILADKGANPTLFHNLDAKPVTAVAASSVPATLAAGLQVECTARYQADGSLTAVRVWYSATANLPAWRPEGHITFVDRANNLIRVLDSAGNPRTFLVNAATRWYFKGDVSTDLSGGDGSAFLSQVERYFKVHLTVADPTASPMTATSVDIQRGVFEGSVGPATASGFTYTRTFGDLATATHALGYGASFSSWDFTFPGLATTGTAGFLAEANSGIVLDTSGTPFKPYGISTLDWSSGWNAANAVFMPIGISPFAQTVTGAFAAGSLQITARGASAVPVTVTLDATAQEQPLVTTFTRQAGAAVTVATVDSSQWASVLTAGAKVRVFGVPDGTGKLKAYYVNIYR, encoded by the coding sequence ATGAACCGAACCCGCCTCCTCCTCCTCGGCACCGGCCTCGGCGCCGCGGCCCTCACCCTCGCCTGCGGCGGCGGCGGCGCCACCGCCACGCCCGCCGTCCCCGCCCAGGGCACCGTCGGCTTCATCACCACCGACGCCGCCACGGAGTCCTGGTCCAACGTCGGGATCATCATCCGGAAGGCCTCCCTGGTGCTGGCCTCGGACACCTCCGCCGCCAGCCCCGTGGTCATCTACGACGGGTCCAGGGACACCACGCCGGTGAACCTCCTCCAGGAGGACCAGGTCGACGAGCTGCTCTCCCACGCCACGGGGGTCCCCGCCGGAACCTACGACCGCCTCATCGTGGAAGTGGACGGCAGCCCCGCCAACATCACCCTGGTGCCCGCCGCGGATCCCGCCACCGGCGCCGTGCCACCCGCCATCGACCCCTCCCTCATCAAGGTCCGGGGCACCGCGGACCCCGCCCAGCCGACCTGGATGGTCCTGCCCACCATCACCCTCGCCTCCCCCGTGGTGGTCACCGCCAACGCCACCACCGCCGTGGCCGTGGACTTCGACCTCTCCCACCCCGCCTTCATCGCCACCCACGATGTGCCCACCGCCGCCGGCGGCCAGACCCTCTACGTCGTCAATTTCGGCACCCGCGGCATCTTCCGCCACCGCCCCGCCGCCGCCTTGACGGCGTACTACCTGCGCCGGCACCTGGGCACCGTGGCCTCCGTCGCCGCCGACGGCTCCAGCTTCACGATGCTCACCGAGCACGGCCAGACCCTGCGCATCCTCGCCGACAAGGGCGCGAACCCGACCCTCTTCCACAACCTGGACGCCAAGCCCGTCACCGCCGTGGCGGCCTCCTCCGTGCCGGCCACCCTCGCCGCCGGGCTCCAGGTGGAGTGCACGGCCCGGTACCAGGCCGACGGCAGCCTCACGGCGGTGCGGGTGTGGTACTCCGCCACCGCCAACCTTCCCGCGTGGAGGCCCGAAGGCCACATCACCTTCGTGGATCGCGCCAACAACCTCATCCGGGTGCTCGACTCCGCCGGCAACCCCAGGACCTTCCTCGTGAACGCCGCCACCAGGTGGTACTTCAAGGGCGACGTCTCCACGGACCTCTCCGGAGGCGACGGCTCGGCCTTCCTCTCCCAGGTGGAGCGGTACTTCAAGGTGCACCTCACCGTGGCCGACCCCACCGCCTCGCCCATGACCGCCACCTCCGTGGACATCCAGCGGGGCGTCTTCGAAGGGTCCGTGGGCCCCGCCACGGCCTCCGGCTTCACCTACACCCGCACCTTCGGGGACCTGGCCACCGCCACCCACGCCCTGGGCTACGGCGCCTCCTTCTCCAGCTGGGACTTCACCTTCCCCGGCCTCGCCACCACGGGCACCGCGGGCTTCCTGGCCGAGGCCAATTCGGGCATCGTCCTGGACACCTCCGGCACCCCCTTCAAGCCCTACGGCATCAGCACCCTGGACTGGTCCTCGGGCTGGAACGCGGCCAACGCCGTCTTCATGCCCATCGGCATCTCCCCCTTCGCCCAGACCGTCACCGGGGCCTTCGCGGCGGGTTCCCTCCAGATCACCGCCCGGGGCGCCTCGGCCGTGCCGGTCACCGTGACCCTCGACGCCACCGCCCAGGAGCAGCCCCTGGTCACCACCTTCACCCGCCAGGCCGGGGCCGCGGTCACCGTGGCCACCGTGGATTCCTCCCAGTGGGCCTCGGTGCTGACGGCGGGCGCCAAGGTGCGGGTCTTCGGGGTGCCCGACGGCACCGGGAAGCTCAAGGCGTACTACGTGAACATCTATCGGTGA
- a CDS encoding aminotransferase-like domain-containing protein: protein MRARELNLTLDPALTGPIYVRVGEAILAAVRAGQIRPGQALPGVRELADRVGVHRNTVLTALRALEEQGWVEARPRSGFFVVDPLPERRPQGGSAPASAAPGFDVPGSLRPITSALNVALDFSDGVADARLAPMEALAKAYPRALRLKGPALLQATEFLGHARLRTALADHLAEQRALVRDPAQFLLIRSTSMAVNLVAQALIGHGDGDVAVEDPGNPLAWDTLRQASGARLHGLPVDAGGIRVEALEALLAGTRLALLVLTPQCHFPTGAPLAPDRRERVLALAREHRFAILELDPEYDYLESPTPPLAAQDTTGQVLYCGSLSRLVAPGLRLGFIVVPRLLADRFARARQRMDWQGDPVLEWAVSELFLDGEMARHLRRVRKACQDRREALFDALRFALPGLLAFDPALGGMGLWLRGQGKMADPARFGLWVRSCGLKGIKLRPGTYFRLEGGALAATRLGFMAYTPEELQEAVPRMT from the coding sequence TTGCGAGCCCGCGAACTCAACCTGACCCTCGACCCCGCCCTGACGGGCCCCATCTACGTGCGCGTGGGCGAAGCCATCCTGGCCGCGGTGCGCGCCGGGCAGATCCGGCCGGGCCAGGCCCTGCCCGGGGTGCGGGAGCTGGCGGACCGGGTGGGGGTGCACCGCAACACCGTGCTCACGGCCCTGCGCGCCCTGGAGGAGCAGGGGTGGGTGGAGGCCCGGCCCCGCAGCGGCTTCTTCGTGGTGGATCCCCTACCGGAGCGCCGTCCCCAGGGGGGCTCCGCCCCGGCCAGCGCCGCCCCCGGCTTCGACGTGCCCGGGAGCCTGCGGCCCATCACCAGCGCCCTGAACGTGGCCCTGGACTTCTCCGACGGCGTGGCCGACGCGCGCCTGGCCCCCATGGAGGCCCTGGCCAAGGCCTACCCCAGGGCCCTGCGCCTGAAGGGGCCCGCCCTGCTCCAGGCCACGGAGTTCCTGGGCCACGCCCGCCTGCGCACGGCCCTGGCGGACCACTTGGCCGAGCAGCGGGCCCTGGTGCGGGACCCGGCGCAGTTCCTGCTCATCCGGAGCACCTCCATGGCCGTCAACCTGGTGGCCCAGGCCCTCATCGGCCACGGGGACGGGGACGTGGCGGTGGAGGACCCCGGCAATCCGCTGGCGTGGGACACCCTGCGCCAGGCCTCCGGGGCCCGGCTCCACGGCCTGCCCGTGGACGCCGGCGGGATCCGGGTGGAGGCCCTGGAGGCCCTCCTGGCCGGCACCCGCCTGGCCCTCCTGGTGCTCACGCCCCAGTGCCACTTCCCCACCGGGGCCCCCCTGGCCCCGGACCGCCGGGAGCGGGTGCTGGCCCTGGCCCGGGAGCACCGCTTCGCCATCCTGGAACTGGACCCCGAGTACGACTACCTGGAGTCCCCCACCCCGCCCCTGGCGGCCCAGGACACCACGGGGCAGGTGCTCTACTGCGGCAGCCTCTCCCGCCTCGTCGCCCCCGGACTGCGCCTGGGCTTCATCGTGGTGCCCCGGCTCCTGGCGGACCGCTTCGCCCGGGCCCGCCAGCGCATGGACTGGCAGGGCGACCCCGTGCTGGAGTGGGCCGTGTCCGAACTGTTCCTGGACGGCGAGATGGCCCGGCACCTGCGCCGGGTGCGCAAGGCCTGCCAGGATAGGCGGGAGGCGCTCTTCGACGCGCTGCGCTTCGCCCTGCCGGGGCTCCTGGCCTTCGACCCCGCCCTGGGCGGCATGGGCCTCTGGCTCCGGGGCCAGGGCAAGATGGCGGACCCGGCCCGCTTCGGCCTGTGGGTGCGGTCCTGCGGCCTGAAGGGGATCAAGCTGCGGCCGGGGACCTATTTCCGGTTGGAGGGCGGAGCGCTGGCGGCGACGCGGCTGGGATTCATGGCGTACACCCCCGAGGAACTGCAGGAGGCGGTGCCGCGCATGACCTAG
- the lepB gene encoding signal peptidase I, with protein MISPKLLAAALALGLAPLALVHPVRISGRSMEPALKDGDLRLALRAWCAGKPAPGQVWLAEGPSGTIVKRLVAGPGARVEIRDGELWVDGKYLQEPYVAVTERASGGPWDTGAGFFLLGDNRGESMDSRNWGPLASTRLEARVL; from the coding sequence GTGATCTCCCCGAAACTCCTGGCCGCTGCCCTGGCCCTGGGCTTGGCCCCCCTGGCCCTGGTGCACCCCGTGCGCATCTCCGGCCGGAGCATGGAACCCGCCCTGAAGGACGGGGACCTGCGCCTGGCCCTGCGCGCCTGGTGCGCCGGCAAACCCGCCCCGGGCCAGGTGTGGCTGGCCGAGGGCCCCTCCGGAACCATCGTCAAGCGCCTGGTGGCCGGCCCCGGCGCCCGGGTCGAGATCCGCGACGGGGAACTCTGGGTGGACGGGAAGTACCTCCAGGAACCCTATGTGGCCGTCACCGAACGCGCCTCCGGGGGCCCCTGGGACACCGGCGCCGGGTTCTTCCTCCTGGGCGACAACCGCGGCGAGAGCATGGACAGCCGCAACTGGGGACCCCTGGCCAGCACCCGTTTGGAGGCCAGGGTCCTGTGA
- a CDS encoding 6-pyruvoyl trahydropterin synthase family protein encodes MDAPRPAPPQDLHFEAAVERPLSVVYRGEEGAWEGHDYRVEVIATRLGLDGFDVVVDFRDLEAALDALLEPLRGRLLGEMGLRGPMDLARLLATELALKVPPPARLAEVALTDGQGRRLAYRP; translated from the coding sequence ATGGATGCGCCCCGCCCCGCCCCGCCCCAGGACCTGCACTTCGAGGCCGCCGTCGAACGCCCCCTTTCGGTGGTGTACCGCGGGGAGGAAGGGGCCTGGGAGGGCCACGACTACCGGGTGGAAGTGATCGCCACCCGCCTGGGTCTGGACGGCTTCGACGTGGTGGTGGACTTCCGGGACCTGGAGGCCGCCCTGGACGCGCTCCTGGAGCCCCTGCGGGGACGCCTCCTGGGGGAGATGGGCCTGCGGGGGCCCATGGACCTGGCCCGCCTCCTGGCCACGGAACTGGCCCTGAAGGTCCCGCCTCCCGCCCGCCTGGCGGAGGTGGCCCTCACCGACGGCCAGGGACGCCGGCTGGCCTACCGCCCGTGA
- a CDS encoding electron transfer flavoprotein-ubiquinone oxidoreductase, with translation MPDFSTQLARPGVEREDLEFDVLFVGAGPANLAGLWRLLDLLEARKITGLTIGLIEKGDEIGDHAFSGAVLDPAALDELCPDWAERGFPCEGRVTSEEVWYFTERGGLKAPFPPPFLANHGFPIVSLSRMVRWMAAEIEKREVPGVDVMLLPGFAGIKVLWEDGRVAGVQTADRGVNADGSPRPTFEPGNNLRAKVTVFGEGPRGHLMRELDEVLGLQAGSVNPQVYETGAKEIWEIPAGRVPEGFVLHSAGWPQADGESGGSFVYRMGGDRLAVGYVVSLDTHDPFADAHLMLQKFKTHPRIKAMLAGGRMVQYGGKALAIGGWNSMPRLAFPGGMLAGDAAQMVNAGRLKGIHLAMKGGMCAAETIADALAEGDFGEASLLRYSRAYLDSWAGTELYRARNFHGVLAHGPTPGAVLKLALGQVTGGWAPGDPLRMGTDADATATTEAHYGREGLHRDMLDWGVKPDGALTFSKLDDVYASGTLHDEHQPGHLKIVKGDQVCVSCWETKGSPCTVFCPAQVYEMHPDAAGRVSRVDIAFSNCVHCKTCDIKCPEGNVLWTPPEGGGGPKYTLC, from the coding sequence ATGCCCGATTTCTCGACCCAGCTTGCCCGTCCCGGCGTGGAGAGGGAGGACCTGGAATTCGATGTCCTCTTCGTGGGGGCCGGCCCGGCCAACCTGGCAGGCCTCTGGCGTCTGCTCGACCTTCTGGAGGCCCGGAAGATCACGGGGCTCACCATCGGGCTCATCGAGAAGGGGGACGAGATCGGGGACCACGCCTTCTCCGGCGCGGTGCTGGACCCCGCGGCCCTGGACGAGCTCTGCCCGGACTGGGCGGAACGGGGCTTCCCCTGCGAAGGCCGGGTCACCTCCGAGGAGGTGTGGTACTTCACGGAGCGGGGCGGCCTGAAGGCGCCCTTCCCCCCGCCCTTCCTGGCCAACCACGGGTTCCCCATCGTCTCGCTGTCCCGGATGGTGCGCTGGATGGCGGCGGAGATCGAGAAGCGCGAGGTGCCGGGGGTGGACGTCATGCTCCTGCCCGGCTTCGCGGGGATCAAGGTGCTCTGGGAGGACGGCCGGGTCGCCGGGGTCCAGACCGCGGACCGGGGCGTGAACGCCGACGGGTCCCCCCGGCCCACCTTCGAGCCCGGCAACAACCTGCGGGCCAAGGTGACGGTCTTCGGGGAGGGCCCCCGGGGCCACCTCATGCGGGAACTGGACGAGGTGCTGGGGCTCCAGGCCGGGTCCGTCAATCCCCAGGTGTACGAGACCGGGGCCAAGGAGATCTGGGAGATCCCCGCGGGCCGGGTGCCGGAGGGCTTCGTCCTGCACTCCGCGGGCTGGCCCCAGGCCGACGGCGAAAGCGGGGGCTCCTTCGTCTACCGCATGGGCGGGGACCGGCTGGCGGTGGGCTACGTGGTGTCCCTGGACACCCATGACCCCTTCGCCGACGCCCACCTCATGCTCCAGAAATTCAAGACGCACCCGCGCATCAAGGCGATGCTCGCCGGAGGCCGCATGGTGCAGTACGGGGGCAAGGCCCTGGCCATCGGCGGCTGGAATTCCATGCCGCGCCTGGCCTTCCCGGGCGGCATGCTGGCCGGGGACGCGGCGCAGATGGTCAACGCCGGGCGCCTCAAGGGCATCCACCTGGCCATGAAGGGCGGGATGTGCGCCGCCGAGACCATCGCCGACGCCCTGGCCGAGGGAGACTTCGGCGAAGCCTCCCTCCTGCGCTACAGCCGGGCCTACCTGGATTCCTGGGCGGGCACCGAGCTCTACCGGGCCCGGAACTTCCACGGGGTCCTCGCCCACGGGCCCACGCCGGGGGCGGTGCTCAAGCTGGCCCTGGGCCAGGTCACGGGGGGCTGGGCGCCGGGGGATCCCCTGCGCATGGGCACCGACGCCGACGCCACCGCCACCACCGAGGCCCACTACGGCCGGGAGGGCCTCCACCGCGACATGCTGGACTGGGGCGTGAAGCCGGACGGCGCCCTCACCTTCTCCAAGCTGGACGACGTGTACGCCTCGGGCACCCTCCACGACGAGCACCAGCCCGGCCATCTCAAGATCGTCAAGGGCGACCAGGTCTGCGTCTCCTGCTGGGAGACCAAGGGCAGCCCCTGCACCGTGTTCTGCCCCGCCCAGGTGTACGAGATGCACCCCGACGCCGCCGGGCGCGTGTCCCGGGTGGACATCGCCTTTTCCAACTGTGTCCATTGCAAGACTTGCGACATCAAGTGCCCCGAAGGGAACGTCCTCTGGACGCCCCCCGAGGGCGGCGGCGGTCCCAAGTACACCCTCTGCTGA